From the genome of Phaeodactylum tricornutum CCAP 1055/1 chromosome 13, whole genome shotgun sequence, one region includes:
- a CDS encoding predicted protein: MTVFVTKQFDEADTALQKEDEPVWHYFVHYQKWNVNWDRWVPEHNVFDHSVEMQTYAARLAKEIAELKKVLSRKAKGKKAFQTIDGVEFLRAWTKKRAEIDAEFKLGQIKEQGVPADVEFSDVKVSKKPQFKHMKEGWTRQNLEAELSLRQKSLTNKRAQSNSNKISLPFALKRVLVEDWEIICQCEMVPQLPTSVTIRQALTQYLSTKNLILPDERNKDLFAPLENEANEEEGIISLDSSIAETVDTKHSCDDNNSQEWIDMANGMMMFFDEALPVRLLYEAELPQVRVMNRILEYAQVRDVDIYGCEYLLRLLVRLPDLVASGVDEVEARSIFAKINDFVRFLHKNQATLLKQNFRKLNNLEVKERQKMLKRAEERKRKGEAIEDHSEATYP, encoded by the exons ATGACGGTGTTTGTTACGAAGCAGTT TGACGAAGCAGACACTGCCTTACAAAAAGAGGACGAACCAGTCTGGCATTACTTCGTTCACTATCAGAAATGGAACGTGAACTGGGATCGCTGGGTTCCTGAACACAACGTCTTTGATCACAGCGTAGAAATGCAAACATATGCAGCTCGCCTTGCCAAAGAAATCGCCGAACTAAAAAAGGTGCTGTCTAGAAAAGCTAAGGGGAAGAAGGCTTTCCAAACGATTGATGGTGTAGAATTTCTTCGCGCGTGGACAAAGAAACGCGCTGAAATCGACGCGGAATTCAAACTTGGCCAGATAAAAGAGCAAGGAGTTCCAGCGGATGTTGAATTTTCAGACGTGAAGGTGTCTAAAAAACCGCAATTCAAACATATGAAGGAAGGATGGACACGACAAAACCTAGAAGCTGAATTAAGCCTTCGGCAGAAATCTTTGACGAACAAACGAGCTCAATCCAATTCGAACAAGATTTCCCTCCCGTTTGCCTTGAAACGAGTCCTTGTGGAGGACTGGGAAATTATCTGTCAGTGCGAAATGGTACCACAACTTCCTACATCCGTTACGATTCGACAAGCTTTGACTCAATATCTTTCTACCAAGAACTTGATACTACCCGATGAACGGAACAAAGATCTGTTCGCTCCATTGGAAAACGAGGCGAACGAGGAGGAAGGTATCATTAGTTTGGATAGCTCTATAGCTGAGACTGTCGATACAAAACATTCCTGTGACGATAATAATTCGCAAGAATGGATCGACATGGCCAATGGGATGATGATGTTTTTTGACGAGGCGTTGCCAGTTCGCCTTCTTTATGAGGCAGAGTTACCGCAGGTGCGAGTAATGAATCGAATTCTTGAGTATGCCCAGGTTCGGGACGTCGACATCTACGGCTGCGAGTACCTGCTCCGTCTCTTGGTGCGTTTACCAGATTTGGTTGCTAGTGGGGTCGATGAAGTGGAAGCGAGATCAATTTTCGCAAAAATAAATGATTTTGTACGTTTTCTTCACAAGAACCAGGCGACCTTATTGAAGCAAAACTTTCGCAAACTTAACAACTTGGAAGTGAaggaacggcaaaagatGCTGAAGCGAGCTGAGGAACGAAAGCGGAAGGGAGAAGCAATCGAAGATCACAGCGAGGCAACATATCCATGA
- the TIM_1 gene encoding isomerase triosephosphate isomerase (Triosephosphate isomerase probably catalyzes D-glyceraldhyde 3-phosphate to glycerone phosphate) encodes MPRPDGSSTPAAEGERKYLVAGNWKCNGTLASNEELVKTFNEAGPIPSNVEVAICCPSVYLPQLLSSLRDDIQIGAQDCGVNDKNGAFTGEIGAFQIKDIGCDWVIIGHSERREGFEMPGETPDLCAKKTRVAIDAGLKVMFCIGEKKEQREDGTTMDVCASQLEPLAAVLTESDWSSIAIAYEPVWAIGTGLTATPEMAQETHASIRDWISQNVSADVAGKVRIQYGGSMKGANAKDLLEQPDIDGGLIGGASLTADFFNVVNGAPK; translated from the coding sequence ATGCCTCGCCCTGACGGATCGTCTACCCCTGCTGCGGAAGGAGAACGCAAGTATCTTGTTGCCGGCAATTGGAAGTGCAACGGAACCCTTGCCTCAAATGAGGAACTCGTCAAAACCTTCAACGAGGCTGGACCGATCCCTTCCAACGTGGAAGTAGCGATTTGCTGCCCTTCAGTGTATCTTCCTCAGCTTCTCAGCTCGCTTCGTGACGATATCCAGATCGGGGCACAGGATTGTGgcgtcaacgacaagaacggAGCCTTCACCGGTGAAATCGGCGCCTTTCAGATAAAGGATATTGGTTGCGACTGGGTCATCATCGGACACTCCGAACGGCGTGAAGGATTTGAAATGCCGGGAGAAACCCCTGATCTTTGCGCCAAGAAAACCCGTGTTGCCATCGATGCCGGCCTCAAAGTCATGTTCTGCATCGGGGAAAAGAAGGAACAGCGCGAGGACGGCACAACAATGGATGTGTGCGCATCTCAGTTGGAGCCTCTCGCGGCTGTTCTCACCGAATCAGATTGGTCCAGTATCGCGATTGCTTACGAGCCCGTGTGGGCGATTGGTACAGGCTTGACCGCGACACCCGAAATGGCCCAGGAGACTCACGCGTCGATTCGAGACTGGATCTCACAGAACGTATCCGCAGACGTTGCCGGCAAGGTTCGTATTCAGTACGGTGGCTCCATGAAAGGTGCCAACGCCAAAGATCTGCTAGAACAGCCGGATATTGACGGCGGATTGATCGGGGGTGCATCCTTGACAGCTGACTTTTTTAATGTTGTCAATGGTGCTCCCAAATAA
- a CDS encoding predicted protein: MEREKSRLKTKSNVYRALMGNVVICAAKFGAWLSSGSSGMLAEFIHSVVDCGNQALLLIGLRDSRLDADRKHPYGYGKSVYFWALVSALGTFFLGAGVSMTHAVDNLLNPSLHDIPIEVWGVLAFSFVVDGYVLSKTISETMATRPATTSYYKHLANIRDPATLAILLEDGAACLGVVLAFGGIAASHYTGNAIFDGVAGVGISALLGVMGIALVKMNHRFLLGQAVDREITEEIGKILLSRRSIDSIRSVQSQWTGPETFSYKAEVDFDGTYLAARLMPIYQKEFVKIRDTMDTELQVMLALYAEDVMRTVEREVRHVEANIRKKYPGAEYIELE, from the coding sequence ATGGAACGAGAAAAATCTCGCCTAAAAACCAAATCCAACGTATATCGCGCACTGATGGGCAATGTTGTGATATGTGCTGCAAAATTTGGAGCCTGGCTGAGTTCGGGAAGTAGTGGGATGTTAGCCGAATTCATTCATTCCGTTGTTGACTGCGGCAACCAGGCGTTACTCTTAATCGGGCTCCGCGATTCACGACTAGACGCTGATCGCAAGCACCCTTATGGCTACGGGAAAAGCGTTTACTTCTGGGCGCTTGTCTCCGCTTTAGGGACATTCTTTTTAGGCGCCGGTGTCTCCATGACACACGCTGTTGATAATCTTTTGAATCCTTCGTTGCACGATATCCCTATTGAGGTGTGGGGCGTCCTGgcgttttcgtttgttgtGGATGGATATGTTCTGAGCAAAACAATTTCCGAAACCATGGCAACAAGACCCGCTACCACATCCTATTACAAGCACTTGGCGAACATACGTGACCCGGCCACATTggcaattttgttggaagatgGTGCTGCCTGTCTAGGTGTCGTGTTGGCCTTTGGGGGCATCGCTGCTTCTCACTATACCGGAAACGCAATTTTTGACGGAGTGGCTGGTGTTGGCATTTCGGCCCTGCTCGGTGTCATGGGGATTGCCTTGGTGAAAATGAATCATCGATTTTTACTGGGACAGGCGGTAGATCGCGAAATCACCGAAGAAATCGGCAAGATTTTATTGAGCCGACGCAGCATCGATAGCATTCGGTCGGTACAGAGCCAATGGACTGGACCCGAAACGTTTTCTTACAAGGCGGAAGTCGATTTTGACGGTACCTATCTCGCCGCCCGGCTAATGCCTATCTACCAAAAGGAGTTTGTAAAAATTCGGGACACAATGGATACTGAACTGCAAGTCATGCTGGCTTTATACGCTGAAGATGTTATGCGGACGGTAGAGCGCGAAGTGCGACATGTAGAAGCCAATATTCGAAAAAAATACCCGGGTGCGGAGTATATCGAGCTTGAG